CCAAGCCCGGCATCTACGTGGACGGCGCCATCCACGGCAACGAGATCCAGGCGACCGAGGTCTGCCTCTATCTGGCCCGGCTGCTGCTCGAGCGCCACGACGAGTGGTCGCGGCTGGGCGAACTGCTGTCGCGCACCGCGTTCTACATCGTGCCGACGGTCAACGTGGACAACCGGGCGCGCTTCTTCGAGGGCCCGAGCGGCTACAACATCGGGCGCTCGGCCCGCGTGCCCCACGACGACGACGGCGACGGCCTGCTGGACGAGGACGACTACGACGACCTGGACGGCGACGGGCAGATCCTGCAGATGCGCATCCGCGATCCCCACGGCACCCACAGGACCCATCCCGACGACCCGCGCGTGGTGGTCCGCGTCAAACCCGGGGAGCAGGCCGAGTGGCGCCTGCTGGGACTGGAGGGCCTCGACAACGACGGCGACGGCCGCATCAACGAGGACGTGCCCGGCTACCTGGACATGAACCGCAACTGGGGCTTCATGTGGCAACCCGGGTACGTGGAGGCCGGCTCTGGCGACTACCCGTTCTCGGCGCGCAACACGCGGGCGGTATCGGATTTCCTGGCCGGGCGCACGAACATCTGCTTCGGCTTCAACTTCCACAACTACGGCGGCATGTGGCTGCGGGGCCCCGGGTCGGACATGTCGCCGCCCATGCCTACCGGCTACGTGAAGGTCTACGATTTCCTCGGCGCCGAGGGCGAGCGCGTAGTGCCCGGGTACCGCTACCTGATCTCGTCGCAGGACCTGTACGCCACCCACGGCGATTTCGACGAGTGGATGTACCAGTGCCTGGGCGTCTACTGCTTCGTCGGGGAGCTGTACATGTCGTCGCAGACCGCTTACCGCGGGCGCGCCGACGAGCCCAACGGCGAGGACGACACCCTCTGGAGCCGCCGCGCGCCACTGGTCGAGCGGCAGAAGTTCAACGACGCGCTGATGATGGGCGAGATGTTCCAGGAGTGGAAGCCTTTCACCCACCCAACCTACGGCGAGATCGAGATCGGCGGCTGGCGCACCTTCACAACGCGCATGCCGCCCCCGTTCCTGATGCCCGAGATGCTGCACCGCAACGCCATGTACGTGCTGTGGACCGCGGGCGAGGCGCCGCGCGTGAGCGTGGAGATCACCGAGACCCGCGACCTGGGCGACGGCCTGTGGCGCGTGAGGGCGCGCGCGGTGAACGCCGGCGCCATCCCCACCCTGTCCGGCAAGGCGCGCGGCAAGGCGATCCTGCCCCTGGACGAGTTCCGCATCGCCGGCGACGGGATCGAAGTGCTGTCGGGCGGCGTGCTGCTGGACCGCTGGTTCGACACGGTCGCTGCGGTGGAGAGGCGCCCCGAGCGCATCCCCACCTGGACGGACGGCTTCGGTGTCCGCGAGGTGCAGTGGTTCGTCCGGGGAAAAGGCGAGGTGACGGTCGAGTACGTCGGGAAGAAGAGCCGCGACAAGGCCGTGACGGCGAAGCTGTCGAGCGAGTAGCGGCCGGCGGCGCGACACCGGCCGGCGGGCGGCGCTCGCCGTGCGGGCTGCCGCGCTAACCGCAGCGGGCGGTCCGTCACTTGAAGAGCGATTTCACCTCGCCGAAGCGCAGCCTCTCGCCGACGATGACCTGCTCGATGACGATCAGGTCGCCGACGCTGTGAGCCGCGCCGAGATCCTGGTTGGTGCTGTTGCGCACGTCCACGTCCACGAAATCCACAGGACTGATCCCCACAGCCAGGGCCGTGAAGTTGCAGATGCCGATCACGCCGTTGGCCGTGCGGCCCTCGTGGAGCAGGGCGCCGGTGAAGTGGATCGCGTCCGTGCCGGGCGTGGTGTAGTCCCAGAAGAAGTACTCCAGCCCCGACGACGCGAACCAGTCGCCGGGCGCGATCCCGTCGAGGCGCACGATCGCCGGGTCGAAGTCCAGGGCGATCTCGACGCCTTGCACATCCAGGAAATCCGCGTCGAGATGCACGTAGACCGAGAACGTGGCGGTCGCCGGCACCGCGACGTGCGGCACCATGGTGACGGTCTGCGCGGCGATCGGAACGGCGCACATCACGATGGCGGAAACCCACAAGCAAGACAGGTGGCGATGACGTGAGAGCGTCATTACGTCCTTCCTTCCACCGGGACCAGGGCCGACCCGGCTTCAATGTCGTGGGCGATTTCGGATCAGATGTGGACTTCGATTATGACACAACCTTATCAGACCCGCCAGTTTTTTCCAATCCGTGCTCGAAATCATCGATATTCTAGGGATTTGAGCACAATGATAAAAGATGGTGCATTGACATTATAAAAATCATATGTCAGTATCGGCGCACTCGCCCGATATCCGGGAGCCCCATCCAGAGGATGGGCATAGTCAAAAACATCTTCTGTTATTGCCTCCAGCCAAACTCGCCCACCTGATCGGCAATCCGCCGTCCGTCCCGCGATGCGGGCGCTCGAGGACGGTCTTTGCAATAGCCCGAACCGATACTTCGGTGGCGTACCGCGTATCGCCGCCCGCAGGTCCATTCCAATCAGGGGGGATTCCATACACAGAAAGTGTGCAGGTTTGATCTTGACGCTGGCCGTGCTGGCGGCGGGCTTCGCCGCGGCGGCCACGCTCGAGGTCTCGCAGCCGATCCAGATGACCGAATGATGCTAATGAAGTAGAGACGATCGGGGGATCCCGGCCGCGCGCCGGGGCCTCCTCCCCGCCGGCGGGGACGGACCCTCGCCAAGCACCTCGACGGATCTCCCAAGTCCATCCGGAGGGAATCACATGAGAAACAGCTTCTTGAGGGTCCTGCTGCTGCTTGTCTTCGCGACGAGCGCCTGGGCCGACACGCATACCGTCATGCCCGGCGAGAGCATCCAGGCCGCGATCGACGCGGCCGATCCGAGCGATGAGATCAACGTCCAAGCCGGCGTCTACTACGGGACCATAACAGTCAACAAGAGCGTCAGCGTCACGGGAGCGGGCACGGCGACTTACGACGGCGCCGGCGACTGGACGGGCGGCACCCTGATCACCCGCGACCCCAACGTGGGCGGACAGGCGACGAACCAGGTTGTTCACGTGACTGCGGCCGACGTCACCCTGAGCGCACTCACCGTCGACGGCAGATACGGCTTCGACCAGGGGACGGGGCAGACCTCCAACTACGGCATCATGGTCGAGGGCGTTCCCGGCGTGACGCTCACTGGCCTGCATGTGCTCGATTCCACCAACAACGGCATCGAGCTCAATAATGCCGACGACGCCGCCCTCACCGACGTGCTGTGCGAGAGGACGGCGTTCGCTCCCGGGTACTACACGAGCTTCCAGTACGGGCTGCGTTGCGTGGACTCGGATAACCTGGACGTGGACGGCTTC
The window above is part of the bacterium genome. Proteins encoded here:
- a CDS encoding cohesin domain-containing protein, with translation MTLSRHRHLSCLWVSAIVMCAVPIAAQTVTMVPHVAVPATATFSVYVHLDADFLDVQGVEIALDFDPAIVRLDGIAPGDWFASSGLEYFFWDYTTPGTDAIHFTGALLHEGRTANGVIGICNFTALAVGISPVDFVDVDVRNSTNQDLGAAHSVGDLIVIEQVIVGERLRFGEVKSLFK